One Cryptococcus decagattii chromosome 9, complete sequence DNA window includes the following coding sequences:
- a CDS encoding V-type ATPase, C subunit, producing the protein MTFPRLLLSATSAATLVTLYLLFTGQGEAFNVGRFLAQSSPYAWAMIGIGLCIGLSVSGAAWGIFVTGASILGGGVRAPRIRTKNLISIIFCEVVAIYGVIMAIVFSSKITGDVQDPYTANNYYTGFALFWGGLAVGVCNLLCGVSVGITGSTAAVADAADPQLFVKILIVEIFGSVLGLFGLIVGLLISGKAEEFA; encoded by the exons ATGACATTCCCACGTCTCCTCCTATCGGCCACTTCCGCCGCCACCCTCGTAACCCTCTACCTCCTATTCACAG GGCAAGGAGAGGCATTCAACGTCGGCAGATTTCTAGCACAGTCGTCACCGTATGCATGGGCAATGATAGGTATAGGACTATGCATAGGTCTCAGCGTTTCCGGCGCTGCATG GGGTATATTTGTGACCGGTGCGTCCATCTTGGGTGGTGGTGTGCGAGCACCAAGGATTAGAACTAAAAACTTGATATC GATCATCTTTTGCGAGGTGGTCGCCATCTATG GTGTCATCATGGCCATCGTATTCTCATCCAAGATCACAGGCGACGTCCAAGATCCGTATACGGCAAACAACTACTACACCG GCTTTGCCCTCTTCTGGGGCGGTCTCGCTGTGGGCGTGTGTAACCTGTTATGCGGTGTGTCGGTGGGTATCACGGGATCGACCGCGGCCGTGGCGGACGCTGCAGACCCTCAGTTGTTTGTAAAGATTCTCATTGTCGAG ATCTTTGGTTCTGTTCTTGGATTGTTTGGTCTCATTG TTGGTCTCCTCATC TCCGGCAAGGCCGAAGAGTTTGCGTAA
- a CDS encoding COP9 signalosome complex subunit 5 translates to MASTARKTFEINNNIQVVDPSAAIFQYSREDEKLLDDEAPWRTDPHYFHTVKISAVALIKMVTHARSGGIYEIMGVMYGKVRDGTFWIMDVAALPVQGTETRVNAGNEAMEYMVNFQTANAEAGKGELLRGWYHSHPGYGCWLSGIDVNTQLNNQKFNDPYLAVVIDPNRTVSAGKVEIGAFRTYPEGYTPPAAGSSQYQSIPMDKIEDFGVHANAYYPLKVEIYKSKLDEKMLDLLWNKYWVATLSSNSLVSNLEYSTSQVQDLNAKLRAASQSISKSSSKLKLKPSQPTTKGKETTEGSDKKSKEGEKEFRGVEEEETLLNKVTQESSRITSEAQNGIISQLLKEKLFNTPLTHSVDEKSARATVQGRY, encoded by the exons ATGGCGTCCACAGCTAGAAAGACATTTGAAATCAACAACAATATTCAA GTTGTCGACCCTTCGGCCGCTATTTTCCAGTACTCacgagaagatgaaaaatTATTAGATGATGAAGCTCCTTGGAGGACAGA TCCACATTACTTCCACACAGTCAAAATATCCGCTGTGGCTTTGATAAAGATG GTCACCCATGCGCGATCTGGAGGAATCTATGAGATTATGGGTGTCATGTATGGCAAAGTGCGAGATGGCACCTTTTGGATCATGGACGTTGCCGCTTTACCGGTACAGGGTACCGAGACTCGAGTGAACGCCGGAAACGAA GCGATGGAATACATGGTTAATTTTCAGACAGCGAATGCCGAAGCTGGGAAAGGGGAGCTTCTGAGAGGCTGGTATCACTC CCATCCTGGATATGGATGTTGGCTCTCAGGAATTGATGTCAACACTCAGTTAAATAACCAAAAGTTCAACGATCCTTACCTTGCGGTCGTC ATCGACCCTAACAGGACAGTGTCTGCTGGTAAGGTAGAGATCGGAGCTTTTAGGACTTATCCTGAA GGTTACACACCGCCTGCGGCTGGCAGTTCACAATACCAGTCAATTCCTATGGATAAGATCGAAGATTTTGGTGTCCACGCCAACGCATACTACCCCTTGAAAGTTGAGATTTACAAGAGCAAACTTGACGAAAAAATGCTTGACTTGTTATGGAACAAGTACTGGGTAGCTACTCTTAGTTCCAATTCTCTTGTGTCG AATCTCGAATACTCCACCTCACAAGTGCAGGATTTGAATGCTAAACTCCGTGCTGCATCCCAATCCATCTCgaaatcatcttcaaagCTCAAATTGAAGCCTTCGCAACCTACCACGAAGGGCAAGGAAACAACTGAGGGCTCCGATAAAAAATCAaaagagggtgaaaaggAGTTCCGTGGagttgaggaggaggaaacGCTCTTGAATAAGGTGACCCAGGAAAG CTCGAGGATAACTTCAGAAGCCCAAAACGGTATCATCTCCCAGCTCCTTAAGGAGAAGTTGTTCAACACTCCTTTAACACATTCAGTGGATGAGAAGTCGGCCCGGGCAACTGTACAAGGGAGATACTGA